One Pseudomonas brassicacearum genomic region harbors:
- a CDS encoding amino acid synthesis family protein, with protein MKTANFASYHIRKWYSFVEETLANESGQLADGEPLFKYAIAAVIANPYAGRYSESLSELIEPSPLLGQEFGRRIQELAGQREVVSYGKACLVGSQGEYEHGNALLTNPAADPIRVALGGGKSWVPSTGKRGGPGVTIDVPLAHKDALYVRSHYDSISLSFGDGPSADELIIIWAFATRGRLHARLGGLQAADVKGNDGLH; from the coding sequence ATGAAAACCGCCAATTTCGCCAGTTACCACATCCGCAAATGGTATAGCTTCGTTGAGGAAACCCTGGCCAATGAAAGTGGCCAGTTGGCCGATGGTGAACCCTTGTTCAAATACGCCATTGCCGCCGTGATCGCCAATCCCTACGCCGGACGCTACAGCGAAAGCTTGTCCGAGCTGATAGAACCGTCACCCTTGCTGGGCCAGGAGTTTGGTCGTCGCATCCAGGAACTGGCAGGCCAGCGTGAGGTTGTCAGTTACGGCAAGGCTTGCCTGGTCGGCAGTCAGGGCGAGTACGAGCATGGCAATGCCCTGCTGACCAATCCGGCGGCGGATCCGATCCGTGTCGCGTTGGGCGGCGGCAAGTCCTGGGTCCCGTCCACGGGCAAGCGCGGCGGGCCAGGCGTGACCATCGATGTGCCGCTGGCCCACAAGGATGCGCTGTACGTCCGTTCGCATTACGACAGTATTTCGCTGTCGTTTGGTGATGGGCCGTCCGCGGACGAGTTGATCATCATTTGGGCCTTCGCCACGCGCGGGCGTTTGCATGCGCGTCTGGGTGGCCTTCAGGCCGCCGACGTCAAGGGTAATGACGGCCTGCATTGA
- a CDS encoding VOC family protein — MKVEVVRTHLSLFVSDPETSARWYADVLGMHESARGESWIMMAFGAKHHDIALIRAEPGAHQGGLGLQHYGLEIAGDMTTLRQLYGMLLGKGIEVVKITDHEIGNGVYFNDPDGNRMEFFLETEHDDAQGKARFKAAGAPSRKFDLDPL; from the coding sequence ATGAAAGTCGAGGTCGTTCGTACTCACCTGTCGCTGTTCGTGAGTGACCCGGAAACGTCGGCACGTTGGTACGCCGATGTCCTGGGCATGCACGAAAGCGCCCGGGGTGAAAGCTGGATCATGATGGCGTTTGGTGCCAAGCATCACGACATCGCCCTGATCCGCGCAGAGCCGGGGGCCCATCAGGGCGGACTGGGCCTGCAGCACTACGGGCTGGAGATCGCTGGCGACATGACCACCCTGCGCCAGCTCTACGGCATGTTGCTCGGCAAGGGCATCGAGGTGGTGAAGATCACCGACCACGAAATCGGCAACGGCGTCTACTTCAACGACCCCGACGGCAATCGCATGGAATTTTTTCTCGAGACTGAGCACGACGACGCGCAAGGCAAGGCACGTTTCAAGGCCGCCGGCGCACCCAGCCGAAAGTTTGATCTCGATCCCCTTTGA
- a CDS encoding YCF48-related protein, producing the protein MSNGTLLVATVGQAVIRSADDGRTWHRLGLGQDLEFDAITRSLSVHPGAPEVIYAGTDVGLCVSHDTGGHWQRVDSPFNGQTVWKVAVDPQDPLRIFVGTGAPSRAVLWRTLDGGQRWDRAPVEIPEFCDGVSRPRLLAFAYDPTDRDQVWFGLEEGGLFHSRDGGDSWTRVDDRLLWDYNSDIHNILVLPNHGQKVIVVVCVNAVYRSVDEGLTWTGIEARETFGLYYVRAMNAPLGSESTLYLSISDGTPGTTSKVLISRDAALSWEVLPLSQQPNSCVWAIAINPADPRQIVAGTKYGHLFTSENGGDGWQKQWREFSEIADVLWTPAVAQIKSGHQSIIKKN; encoded by the coding sequence ATGAGTAACGGAACCCTTTTAGTTGCAACCGTGGGACAGGCGGTGATCCGCAGTGCCGACGATGGGCGTACCTGGCATCGCCTTGGCCTGGGACAAGACCTTGAGTTCGATGCGATCACGCGCTCCCTGAGTGTCCATCCGGGTGCTCCCGAAGTGATCTATGCCGGCACCGACGTCGGTCTGTGCGTCAGTCATGACACCGGTGGCCATTGGCAGCGAGTGGACTCGCCGTTCAATGGGCAGACTGTCTGGAAGGTTGCCGTCGACCCGCAAGATCCACTGCGTATTTTCGTGGGCACGGGCGCACCTTCGCGGGCCGTGCTGTGGCGCACCCTCGACGGCGGCCAGCGCTGGGATCGCGCGCCGGTGGAAATCCCGGAGTTCTGCGACGGCGTCAGTCGCCCGCGTTTGCTGGCCTTCGCTTATGACCCGACAGATCGCGACCAGGTCTGGTTCGGCCTGGAAGAGGGCGGGTTGTTTCACAGTCGTGATGGCGGCGACAGCTGGACCCGTGTCGACGATCGGCTGTTGTGGGACTACAACTCGGACATCCACAACATCCTGGTCCTGCCCAACCACGGCCAGAAGGTCATCGTGGTGGTGTGTGTCAACGCTGTCTACCGCAGCGTCGATGAGGGGCTGACGTGGACCGGCATCGAGGCCCGCGAAACCTTCGGCCTCTACTACGTGCGCGCCATGAACGCTCCGCTGGGCAGTGAAAGCACCCTCTACCTGAGTATTTCCGACGGCACCCCCGGCACCACCAGCAAAGTGCTGATCTCCCGGGATGCGGCCCTCAGCTGGGAGGTGTTACCGCTGTCACAGCAACCCAACTCGTGTGTCTGGGCGATTGCCATCAATCCTGCCGACCCGCGCCAGATAGTCGCCGGCACCAAGTACGGGCACCTGTTCACGTCCGAGAATGGCGGTGACGGCTGGCAGAAGCAGTGGCGTGAGTTCAGTGAAATCGCTGATGTGCTCTGGACGCCGGCCGTGGCGCAGATCAAGTCCGGGCACCAATCCATCATCAAAAAGAACTGA
- a CDS encoding SDR family NAD(P)-dependent oxidoreductase: protein MDLELQGRVAIVTGGGMGIGKEVARFLSQEGCKVVICARRMEFLQQAAEEITAQTGNEVLPLFCDTNQMSAVSDMVDAAHKHFGRIDILVNGAAAPSGVVRNDIEHAGDDELLSDLNTKVIGYFRCAKAVTPHMKAGGFGRIINIGGLTGRGSKVLSGMRNLAIAHMTKTLSDQLGPSGITVNLIHPGVVDTPHIQELYEREGIKQGKTPGQVEQGYIDATPIRRTLAPIEMGWLIGFLASPKAGAVTGESIGIDGGLTRGIFI from the coding sequence ATGGATCTGGAATTACAAGGCCGCGTGGCGATCGTCACGGGCGGTGGTATGGGCATCGGCAAGGAAGTCGCGCGTTTTCTGTCCCAGGAAGGCTGCAAGGTGGTGATCTGCGCACGGCGCATGGAGTTTCTCCAGCAGGCCGCCGAGGAGATCACCGCACAGACCGGCAACGAAGTGCTGCCTTTGTTCTGCGACACCAATCAGATGTCGGCCGTATCGGACATGGTCGATGCCGCGCACAAGCACTTCGGTCGCATCGACATCCTGGTCAACGGTGCCGCGGCGCCATCGGGCGTGGTGCGCAATGACATCGAACATGCCGGCGACGATGAGTTGCTGTCGGACCTCAATACCAAGGTGATCGGTTACTTCCGTTGCGCCAAGGCCGTGACCCCGCACATGAAGGCCGGCGGCTTCGGTCGCATCATCAACATCGGTGGCTTGACCGGGCGCGGCAGCAAGGTCCTCTCGGGCATGCGCAACCTGGCCATCGCCCACATGACCAAGACGCTTTCCGACCAGTTGGGCCCTTCCGGCATCACCGTCAACCTGATCCACCCCGGTGTGGTGGACACCCCACACATCCAGGAGCTGTACGAGCGCGAAGGCATCAAGCAGGGCAAGACGCCCGGGCAGGTCGAACAGGGCTACATCGACGCGACGCCGATTCGACGCACCTTGGCCCCCATCGAGATGGGCTGGCTGATCGGTTTCCTGGCATCCCCCAAGGCGGGCGCCGTGACCGGGGAATCCATTGGCATCGATGGCGGCTTGACGCGTGGCATCTTCATTTGA
- a CDS encoding aldehyde dehydrogenase family protein, which produces MSQIQLLPAVEKFLSQPGRLFVGGTWQDAASGRRFAVENPANESVLAEVAEGGERDVDAAVAAARAAFTGVWAQQSPAQRGLLLFRLAELLDQHREELAQLITLENGKPIATARGEAASAANIIRYFAGWPTKIEGCTLPVSPSSGAPMLNYTLREPVGVCALIVPWNFPLTMCVWKLGPVLATGCVAVLKPAEQTPLVAIRLVQLIEAAGFPPGVVNLVTGLGIHTGGPLAQHPDVDKIAFTGSTQVGRLIAQAATGNMKKVSLELGGKSPNIILPDADIVRAAKGAADGIFYNQGQVCTAGSRLYVHASVLDQVLEELQRHAAAHVLGPGLDPASSMGPLVSARQLGTVRGYLQRGQEEGAELICGGDRPAHLERGHFIRPSVFLDRAERACVAREEIFGPVLTVMSWTEIDELVLRANDSPYGLAAGLWTRDLRSAHRVAAQLKAGSVWINCWNVVDPASPFGGYKQSGWGREMSKNVIDAYTETKSVFVDLA; this is translated from the coding sequence ATGAGTCAGATCCAATTGCTACCTGCCGTCGAAAAATTCCTGTCGCAACCTGGGCGCCTGTTTGTTGGAGGCACCTGGCAGGACGCCGCCAGCGGCCGCCGGTTTGCCGTGGAAAACCCGGCCAATGAATCTGTGCTGGCTGAAGTCGCCGAAGGCGGCGAACGCGACGTGGATGCGGCGGTCGCCGCCGCCCGTGCGGCCTTCACCGGTGTTTGGGCGCAGCAGTCACCGGCCCAACGCGGCCTGTTGCTGTTTCGTCTGGCCGAACTGCTCGATCAGCACCGCGAAGAGTTGGCCCAACTGATCACCCTGGAAAACGGCAAGCCGATTGCCACGGCCCGTGGTGAAGCGGCAAGCGCGGCCAATATCATCCGCTACTTCGCCGGTTGGCCGACCAAGATCGAGGGCTGCACGCTCCCCGTGTCGCCTTCCAGTGGCGCGCCAATGCTCAACTACACCTTGCGTGAACCCGTGGGCGTTTGCGCATTGATCGTGCCGTGGAACTTCCCATTGACCATGTGCGTGTGGAAGCTCGGTCCGGTGTTGGCGACCGGTTGTGTCGCGGTGCTCAAGCCCGCCGAACAGACCCCACTGGTTGCGATTCGCCTGGTGCAATTGATCGAGGCCGCCGGCTTTCCGCCCGGGGTGGTCAACCTGGTCACCGGCCTTGGCATTCATACCGGCGGGCCCCTGGCCCAGCATCCCGACGTGGACAAAATTGCGTTTACCGGCTCGACCCAGGTGGGGCGGCTGATCGCCCAGGCGGCCACCGGCAACATGAAGAAAGTGTCGCTGGAACTGGGGGGCAAGTCGCCCAATATCATCTTGCCGGACGCCGATATCGTCCGTGCCGCCAAAGGCGCCGCCGATGGCATTTTCTATAACCAGGGCCAGGTCTGCACCGCCGGATCGCGGCTGTACGTGCACGCCAGCGTCCTTGATCAGGTACTCGAAGAACTCCAGCGCCACGCGGCCGCCCATGTGTTGGGGCCAGGCCTGGATCCGGCCAGCAGCATGGGCCCGCTGGTTTCGGCTCGGCAATTGGGCACGGTGCGTGGCTACCTGCAACGGGGCCAGGAAGAGGGTGCCGAACTGATCTGCGGCGGTGACCGGCCGGCCCACCTGGAGCGCGGCCACTTCATCCGCCCCAGCGTGTTTCTCGACCGCGCCGAGCGCGCCTGTGTTGCCCGGGAAGAAATCTTCGGCCCGGTGCTGACCGTCATGAGCTGGACCGAGATCGATGAATTGGTGCTGCGCGCCAACGACTCGCCCTACGGCCTGGCGGCCGGTCTCTGGACCCGTGACTTGCGCTCCGCCCATCGCGTGGCGGCACAGCTGAAGGCCGGGTCGGTGTGGATCAACTGTTGGAACGTCGTCGACCCGGCCTCGCCATTTGGTGGCTACAAGCAATCCGGGTGGGGCCGGGAAATGAGTAAGAACGTGATCGATGCCTACACCGAAACCAAAAGTGTCTTCGTCGATCTGGCCTGA
- a CDS encoding acetolactate synthase large subunit translates to MNGAQLIVKAAVASGIEYCFANPGTTEIPLVAAMASAPALKPVLSMFEGVCTGAADGYGRIAGKPAMTLTHLGPGFANGIANLHNARRANTPIVNVIGDHASWHVNYDPPLASDIQALAGSVSGWVRTSRTASGIGDDFQEAVRAAWQAKGQIASLILPMDLQANPVERESAFTTLQAPVRRFAGDRIEAVAQALRNGQRLVFIVGDQGLSVAGLEAAGRLAQLPGVRMFAETFPRLSYRGGGLPDLDRLPYFPEVAIEILDQYDVVVCAGVPDPISYFGYEGIPSRLAERDRLLCLAEVGDDVAGALTALANELEAPAFVPTSMGVELPIAEAELTPQSIGQVLAASLPDDCIVSVEGGTCGYPFFTASAHAARHRVLTNTGGAIGQGIPVGFGAALAERGNRVFCLQSDGSAQYTIQTLWSIAREQLPVVILIAANHRYAILQNELRRFGMTELGPEALSLTVLDRPRIDWKALAKGYGLPASTVHTNAELQRALANAKADGGPCLIEMAL, encoded by the coding sequence ATGAATGGTGCGCAACTGATAGTGAAGGCGGCGGTGGCAAGCGGTATCGAGTACTGCTTTGCCAATCCCGGAACGACCGAAATTCCCTTGGTGGCAGCCATGGCCAGTGCCCCAGCCCTCAAGCCGGTGCTGTCCATGTTCGAGGGGGTATGCACCGGGGCTGCGGACGGTTATGGCCGGATCGCCGGCAAGCCGGCCATGACCCTGACCCACCTTGGGCCCGGTTTTGCCAATGGCATCGCCAATCTGCACAACGCCCGTCGCGCCAATACGCCGATCGTCAACGTCATCGGTGACCACGCGTCATGGCACGTCAATTACGACCCGCCGCTGGCCAGCGATATCCAGGCGCTGGCCGGGAGTGTTTCCGGGTGGGTGCGCACCTCGCGCACAGCCTCAGGGATAGGGGACGACTTCCAGGAAGCGGTGCGTGCTGCCTGGCAAGCCAAGGGGCAGATTGCCAGCCTGATTCTGCCGATGGACCTGCAAGCCAATCCTGTGGAACGTGAGAGCGCCTTCACTACGTTGCAGGCCCCGGTTCGTCGTTTTGCCGGTGACCGGATCGAAGCCGTGGCCCAGGCGCTGCGCAATGGCCAGCGTCTGGTTTTTATCGTCGGCGATCAGGGCTTGTCGGTGGCGGGTCTCGAAGCGGCGGGGCGTCTGGCGCAATTGCCGGGCGTGCGTATGTTCGCCGAAACCTTTCCGCGCTTGAGCTATCGCGGTGGTGGTTTGCCTGACCTGGATCGCTTGCCTTACTTCCCCGAGGTGGCCATTGAGATCCTTGATCAGTACGACGTGGTGGTGTGCGCTGGCGTTCCGGATCCGATCAGTTACTTCGGTTACGAAGGCATCCCTTCTCGGCTGGCGGAACGTGACCGCCTGCTCTGCCTGGCAGAAGTGGGGGACGACGTGGCGGGCGCGCTGACGGCCCTGGCCAATGAACTTGAAGCGCCGGCTTTTGTGCCCACGTCGATGGGCGTCGAGCTGCCGATCGCTGAAGCCGAACTGACGCCTCAGTCGATAGGGCAGGTGTTGGCCGCGTCGCTACCGGACGACTGCATTGTTTCTGTGGAAGGTGGCACCTGTGGCTACCCGTTCTTCACCGCCTCGGCCCATGCCGCGCGGCATCGGGTGTTGACCAACACTGGTGGGGCCATCGGCCAAGGCATTCCGGTGGGATTTGGCGCAGCCCTGGCGGAGCGTGGAAACCGGGTGTTCTGCCTGCAATCCGACGGCAGTGCCCAATACACCATCCAGACCTTGTGGAGCATCGCCCGCGAGCAATTGCCGGTGGTGATCCTGATCGCGGCCAACCATCGCTACGCGATCCTGCAGAACGAATTGCGCCGCTTTGGCATGACCGAGTTGGGTCCCGAGGCCCTGAGCCTGACCGTGCTGGACCGTCCCCGTATTGACTGGAAGGCCCTGGCCAAAGGCTACGGCTTGCCGGCCAGCACCGTACACACCAATGCCGAATTGCAGCGTGCCCTGGCCAACGCCAAGGCCGACGGCGGTCCATGCCTGATTGAAATGGCGCTGTGA
- a CDS encoding IclR family transcriptional regulator, whose translation MSSLSKMLSVLDLFGPQRLKIDPDTIAEHMGLSRATVYRYVKDLCDAGLLVRVDAGSYSLGPRIIELDWMMRQYDPILVAGRELMHKLSEETGLAVFASVFYDGHIINTYITEPSDTYRFSFGRGHPLPFFRGAQSKVLIAFQKGRRLQRLFEEHMANDPENTYDWASFSKATKKIRKDGYCLTHDELNQGLTGIAAPIINPELDEVVGSLSAVGSTHSFKLLRQETVIEMVMDTTRRIAERLH comes from the coding sequence ATGAGCAGTCTGAGTAAAATGCTGAGTGTCCTGGACCTCTTCGGCCCACAACGGCTGAAAATCGACCCCGACACCATTGCCGAACACATGGGCCTGTCACGGGCGACGGTGTACCGCTATGTAAAGGATCTGTGCGACGCCGGCCTGCTGGTCCGGGTGGATGCCGGTAGCTACAGCCTGGGGCCGCGCATCATCGAGCTCGACTGGATGATGCGTCAGTACGACCCGATCCTCGTGGCCGGTCGCGAATTGATGCACAAGCTGTCCGAAGAGACCGGCCTGGCGGTGTTCGCCAGCGTTTTTTATGACGGTCACATCATCAATACCTACATCACCGAACCCAGTGACACTTACCGCTTTTCATTCGGCCGTGGCCATCCACTGCCGTTTTTTCGCGGCGCGCAGTCCAAGGTGCTGATTGCCTTCCAGAAGGGTCGACGCCTGCAGCGCCTGTTCGAAGAACATATGGCCAACGACCCCGAGAATACTTACGACTGGGCAAGCTTTTCCAAAGCGACAAAAAAGATTCGCAAGGACGGTTACTGCCTGACGCACGACGAGCTCAATCAGGGCCTTACCGGTATCGCGGCACCGATCATCAATCCCGAGCTTGACGAGGTGGTGGGTAGCCTTTCGGCGGTGGGCAGCACCCACAGCTTCAAACTGCTGCGCCAGGAGACCGTGATTGAAATGGTGATGGACACCACCCGGCGAATTGCCGAGCGGTTGCACTGA
- a CDS encoding aminotransferase class III-fold pyridoxal phosphate-dependent enzyme, whose protein sequence is MYEKYKTAQKKFWHPMSSSAPANRSKTLIIARGDGNYITDIEGHRMLDGVGGLWNVNVGHNRPSVKAAIAAQLDELAYYQTFDGIAHPRVFDLAERLTSMFAQENMARVLFSSGGSDAVETALKMARQYWIASGEPGRTRFLSLRNGYHGVHMGGTSVGGNGVYHYNHGPLLAGCHLLDTPWLYRNPWDCRDPEELTAHCIRQLEDQIALLGPQTIAALVAEPVQGAGGVIVPPAYYWKRLREVCDRHGILLIADEVVTGFGRTGCMLGSRGWGVAPDVLCLAKGITAGYIPMGATVFNQRIADAIENGPGFSSVIMHGYTYSGHPTACAAALAVLDIVEAEDLPGNAGKVGAQLLEQLQPLMERYAVVGEVRGKGLMIAVDLVADKVTREPLDPANGLASRIAEHMRRAGVLVRPIGNKIVMSPPLTLTADEAALMVSVLDSALADCR, encoded by the coding sequence ATGTATGAGAAATACAAGACAGCGCAGAAGAAGTTCTGGCATCCGATGAGTTCTTCGGCGCCGGCCAACCGATCCAAAACGTTGATCATCGCCCGTGGTGACGGTAATTACATCACCGATATCGAAGGCCATCGCATGCTCGATGGTGTGGGCGGCCTTTGGAACGTGAACGTGGGCCACAACCGGCCTTCGGTGAAGGCGGCCATCGCCGCGCAACTGGACGAGCTGGCGTATTACCAGACCTTCGACGGCATCGCCCATCCGCGGGTGTTCGACCTGGCCGAGCGACTGACGTCGATGTTCGCCCAGGAAAACATGGCGCGGGTGCTGTTCAGTTCCGGCGGTTCCGATGCAGTCGAGACGGCCCTGAAAATGGCCCGTCAATACTGGATCGCCAGCGGTGAGCCAGGACGCACGCGCTTTTTGTCGTTGCGCAACGGCTACCATGGCGTGCACATGGGCGGTACATCGGTGGGCGGCAACGGGGTGTATCACTACAACCACGGGCCACTGCTGGCGGGCTGTCATCTGCTCGATACGCCGTGGCTGTACCGCAACCCCTGGGACTGCCGCGATCCAGAGGAGTTGACCGCTCACTGCATTCGCCAGTTGGAAGACCAGATCGCGCTGCTCGGTCCGCAGACCATTGCCGCGTTGGTCGCCGAGCCGGTGCAAGGTGCCGGTGGCGTGATCGTGCCGCCGGCGTATTACTGGAAGAGGTTGCGTGAAGTCTGTGATCGCCACGGCATCTTGTTGATCGCCGATGAAGTGGTCACGGGATTCGGCCGCACCGGCTGCATGCTCGGCAGTCGGGGCTGGGGCGTCGCGCCCGACGTGCTGTGCCTGGCCAAGGGCATCACCGCCGGCTACATCCCCATGGGCGCCACGGTCTTCAACCAGCGCATCGCCGACGCCATCGAGAACGGCCCGGGTTTCAGCAGCGTGATCATGCACGGTTATACCTACAGCGGACACCCGACGGCGTGTGCGGCGGCCCTGGCGGTGCTGGACATCGTCGAAGCCGAGGACTTGCCGGGCAATGCCGGGAAAGTCGGTGCCCAATTGCTGGAGCAACTGCAGCCGCTGATGGAGCGTTATGCCGTGGTGGGCGAAGTGCGCGGCAAGGGCTTGATGATCGCCGTGGACCTGGTGGCGGACAAGGTCACCCGCGAGCCGCTTGACCCGGCCAACGGCCTGGCCTCACGCATTGCCGAGCACATGCGCCGCGCCGGCGTACTGGTGCGCCCGATAGGCAACAAAATCGTGATGTCGCCACCGCTGACCCTCACCGCTGACGAGGCCGCCCTGATGGTGAGTGTGTTGGACAGCGCGCTCGCCGACTGCCGCTAG
- a CDS encoding aldehyde dehydrogenase family protein, with protein sequence MHDYQMLINGVQVSGEKGHFDVLNPATGTAFAQCPAGSLAQLDLAVDVARVAFSEWRHSTHEDRRERLLSIAADIEQDADALARLIVLEQGKPLALAFFEVMGAAAWTRYAAEQQIPVELVEDTPSQRIELHRKPLGVVASITPWNWPFMIAVWHIMPALRAGNCVISKPSSLTPLSTLRLVEIIACHVPRGVINVVTGEQGFGSAITAHAGIDKIVFTGSTATGQSVMRGAAGNLKRLTLELGGNDAAIVLPGTPVEAVAEEIFQAAFLNMGQTCAALKRLYIHQSQYEDFAEALTRIAARQTVGDGLEPGVDFGPVQNLEQLKLVEELVADARAHGARVLCGGARLDRPGFFYPPTLVADVTDGHRLVDEEQFGPVLPLIAYQDVEDVLRRANASDMGLGGSVWGADVEQAQALACRLESGVAWVNCHAQIQPNTPFGGSKMSGFGVEFGLEGLLEFTGQQLLYVRKRETE encoded by the coding sequence ATGCACGATTATCAAATGCTCATCAATGGGGTTCAGGTCAGTGGTGAAAAGGGCCACTTTGACGTGCTCAATCCGGCGACGGGCACCGCGTTCGCCCAATGCCCCGCAGGTTCCCTGGCTCAGCTGGATCTTGCTGTCGACGTGGCACGGGTGGCCTTCAGTGAGTGGCGTCACAGTACTCACGAGGACCGCCGCGAGCGCCTGCTGAGCATCGCTGCCGACATCGAGCAGGACGCTGACGCATTGGCCCGGCTCATTGTGCTGGAGCAGGGCAAGCCACTGGCGCTCGCGTTTTTCGAAGTCATGGGGGCGGCGGCCTGGACGCGTTATGCCGCCGAGCAACAGATTCCCGTGGAGCTGGTGGAAGACACCCCGAGCCAGCGCATTGAGCTGCATCGCAAGCCTCTGGGCGTGGTGGCGTCGATCACTCCGTGGAATTGGCCGTTCATGATCGCCGTCTGGCACATCATGCCGGCGCTGCGTGCCGGCAACTGCGTGATCAGTAAACCGTCAAGCCTGACCCCCTTGAGCACGCTGCGCCTGGTGGAAATCATCGCCTGCCATGTGCCCCGGGGCGTGATCAATGTCGTGACCGGTGAACAAGGTTTCGGCAGTGCGATCACCGCGCACGCCGGTATCGACAAGATCGTATTCACCGGCTCGACAGCCACTGGCCAAAGCGTGATGCGTGGCGCTGCCGGCAATCTCAAGCGCTTGACGCTGGAGCTGGGCGGCAATGATGCCGCCATCGTACTGCCTGGCACGCCGGTCGAGGCGGTGGCCGAAGAGATTTTCCAGGCGGCATTCCTGAACATGGGGCAGACCTGCGCCGCCCTCAAGCGTTTGTACATACACCAATCCCAATACGAAGACTTTGCCGAGGCCCTGACGCGTATCGCCGCGCGTCAGACGGTGGGGGACGGCTTGGAGCCAGGCGTGGATTTCGGCCCGGTGCAGAACCTCGAACAGCTCAAGCTGGTGGAGGAACTGGTGGCTGATGCCCGTGCCCATGGAGCTCGGGTGTTGTGCGGTGGCGCACGCCTGGACCGCCCGGGCTTTTTCTATCCGCCGACCCTGGTGGCCGATGTGACAGACGGGCACCGCCTGGTCGATGAGGAGCAGTTCGGTCCAGTGCTGCCCCTGATTGCCTACCAGGATGTCGAGGATGTCCTGCGCCGCGCCAATGCCAGCGATATGGGCTTGGGCGGATCGGTCTGGGGCGCGGATGTCGAGCAGGCCCAGGCATTGGCCTGTCGCCTTGAAAGCGGCGTGGCGTGGGTCAACTGCCACGCGCAAATCCAACCGAATACGCCATTTGGCGGCAGCAAGATGTCCGGATTCGGTGTCGAGTTCGGTCTTGAAGGGTTGCTGGAGTTTACGGGCCAGCAACTGCTGTATGTACGCAAGCGTGAAACTGAGTGA